The following proteins are co-located in the Tardibacter chloracetimidivorans genome:
- the fabI gene encoding enoyl-ACP reductase FabI gives MSGLMQGKRGLIMGLANDRSLAWGIAKALHAHGAEMAFSYQGEALEKRVRPLANEVGSDFLIECDVADMAEMDGAFDTLAARWPTIDFVLHAIGFSDKNELRGKYVDTGLDNFLLTMNVSAYSFVAVAKRARAMMPNGGSLLTLTYYGAEKVVPHYNVMGVAKAALETSVKYLAMDLGPENIRVNAISAGPIKTLAASGIGDFRYILKWNELNSPLRRNVTIEDVGGAGMYLLSDLASGVTGEIHHVDAGYNVIGMKAEDAPDIALA, from the coding sequence ATGTCAGGACTGATGCAGGGGAAACGCGGGCTGATAATGGGGCTCGCCAATGATCGCTCGCTTGCGTGGGGGATTGCGAAGGCGCTTCATGCCCATGGTGCGGAGATGGCGTTCAGCTATCAGGGCGAGGCGTTGGAAAAGCGGGTGCGCCCGCTTGCCAATGAGGTCGGCAGCGATTTTCTGATCGAATGCGACGTAGCCGACATGGCTGAGATGGATGGGGCGTTCGATACGCTTGCGGCGCGCTGGCCGACCATAGACTTCGTGCTTCACGCGATCGGATTTTCCGACAAGAATGAGTTGCGCGGCAAATATGTCGATACCGGCCTCGATAACTTTCTTCTGACGATGAACGTGTCGGCCTACAGCTTTGTCGCCGTGGCCAAGCGCGCACGCGCGATGATGCCCAATGGCGGATCGCTGCTGACGCTCACCTATTACGGGGCCGAAAAAGTGGTGCCGCATTACAATGTGATGGGGGTCGCCAAGGCCGCGCTTGAAACCAGCGTCAAATATCTCGCCATGGACCTGGGGCCGGAGAATATCCGCGTCAACGCGATCTCGGCAGGGCCGATCAAGACGCTCGCCGCGTCGGGCATCGGCGATTTCCGCTACATTCTGAAATGGAACGAGCTGAACTCGCCCCTTCGCCGCAATGTCACGATCGAGGATGTCGGCGGCGCGGGCATGTATCTGCTGTCAGATCTCGCATCGGGCGTGACGGGCGAAATCCACCATGTGGATGCCGGCTACAACGTCATCGGCATGAAGGCCGAAGATGCGCCCGACATCGCCCTGGCTTGA
- a CDS encoding DUF481 domain-containing protein, with amino-acid sequence MTILTKSLCAALLAVTFSGAAGAEPLPADAQRMLDAAILSGKPERIDAVAAVARETYPESVEEVDAQIAGYRGEKEKMRLAELRTERFWQGWSGQGELGASTSSGNSESVGVTAGLQLSKEDINWQHKFNALVDYRRANGVTEKEHFNTAYQGQRKISRTLYVYGLLQYERDRPAGYYRRFSEGLGLGVRLLDRPGLRLDMDGGPAFRQTAFIASGEEKELSGRASMAFRWDITPRLGFSQDASAFLADNSSFVSTSAMTTKLFGALSSRLSFDVRHETEPPAGSVKTDTVSRVTLLYSF; translated from the coding sequence ATGACCATATTAACCAAATCGCTGTGCGCGGCGTTGCTTGCCGTAACCTTTTCCGGCGCTGCCGGGGCGGAGCCTTTGCCCGCCGACGCGCAGCGGATGCTGGATGCGGCCATCTTGTCGGGAAAGCCCGAGCGCATAGACGCTGTCGCGGCGGTTGCGCGCGAGACCTATCCGGAATCGGTGGAGGAGGTGGACGCCCAGATCGCGGGGTATCGCGGCGAGAAGGAAAAGATGCGCCTGGCGGAGCTTCGGACGGAGCGCTTCTGGCAGGGGTGGTCGGGGCAGGGGGAGCTTGGCGCGTCCACCAGCAGCGGCAACAGCGAGAGCGTGGGCGTGACGGCCGGGCTTCAACTCTCGAAGGAAGACATCAACTGGCAGCACAAGTTCAATGCGCTGGTCGATTACCGGCGCGCCAACGGCGTGACCGAAAAGGAACATTTCAACACCGCCTATCAGGGCCAGCGGAAAATCTCACGCACGCTTTATGTCTATGGCCTGCTGCAATATGAGCGGGATCGCCCGGCCGGTTATTATCGCCGCTTCAGCGAAGGTCTGGGCCTTGGCGTCCGGCTTCTCGACCGGCCCGGCCTGCGGCTGGACATGGACGGCGGACCGGCCTTCCGGCAGACGGCGTTCATCGCATCGGGGGAAGAGAAGGAACTGAGCGGCCGCGCATCCATGGCCTTTCGCTGGGACATTACACCGCGGCTTGGCTTTTCGCAGGACGCAAGCGCTTTCCTGGCGGACAACAGCAGCTTTGTGTCAACCTCTGCGATGACAACGAAGCTGTTCGGCGCGCTGTCGTCCCGGCTATCCTTCGATGTGCGGCACGAGACGGAGCCGCCCGCCGGATCGGTGAAGACCGATACCGTAAGCCGGGTGACGCTGCTCTATTCCTTCTGA
- a CDS encoding YihY/virulence factor BrkB family protein → MRDFSPLAPEARKRAHWQRRLDRLRPGARTYEVTKRVVVGVYNDGFIHAGNLAYMALLTLFPFFIVAAAVAHFFGRTEDGMTAVVAFLQTVPPDVAKVLKKPIADVLEARSGILLWLGALVGLWTTTSFIETIRDILRRAYGTGYARAFWEYRLMSIAITIVSVLGSMLIFTLQVLFASFEQLILSFFPLAENVAGWLGLSRIAQAIVLFPALYGLFYSLTPHRYRYSDCPKWPGALLVTIWWMATTALLPKVLGMLGSYSLTYGGLAGVIIVLLFFFIVGLGLVVGAELNAALAETPEGDLKESPDTETQAPNRGEYVRTDAGETRADNGARQ, encoded by the coding sequence ATGCGTGATTTTTCTCCCCTTGCGCCGGAAGCCCGGAAACGGGCCCATTGGCAGCGGCGGCTGGACCGGTTGCGGCCAGGCGCGCGTACCTATGAGGTGACGAAGCGCGTCGTCGTCGGAGTCTACAACGACGGCTTCATTCATGCGGGCAATCTTGCCTATATGGCGCTGCTGACGCTGTTTCCCTTCTTCATCGTCGCGGCCGCTGTGGCGCACTTCTTCGGACGCACCGAGGACGGCATGACCGCGGTCGTGGCCTTTTTGCAGACCGTGCCGCCCGACGTCGCCAAGGTGTTGAAAAAGCCGATCGCCGATGTGCTGGAGGCGCGGTCCGGAATATTGCTTTGGCTCGGCGCACTCGTGGGCCTCTGGACCACGACAAGCTTCATCGAGACGATTCGCGACATTTTGCGCCGGGCCTATGGCACCGGATATGCCCGCGCCTTCTGGGAATATCGGCTGATGTCGATCGCGATCACGATCGTGTCGGTCTTGGGGTCGATGCTGATCTTCACGCTGCAGGTGCTGTTCGCCAGCTTCGAGCAGTTGATCCTCTCCTTCTTTCCGCTGGCCGAAAACGTCGCCGGATGGCTGGGCCTTTCCCGCATCGCGCAGGCGATCGTGCTTTTCCCGGCGCTCTACGGCCTCTTCTATTCGCTGACTCCGCATCGCTATCGCTATTCGGATTGCCCAAAATGGCCGGGCGCGCTGCTGGTGACGATCTGGTGGATGGCCACCACGGCGCTGCTGCCCAAGGTGCTGGGGATGCTGGGCAGCTATTCGCTCACCTATGGGGGGCTGGCGGGCGTCATAATCGTGCTGCTGTTCTTTTTCATCGTCGGATTGGGGCTGGTTGTTGGCGCAGAATTGAACGCGGCTCTGGCGGAAACCCCCGAAGGCGATCTAAAGGAAAGCCCGGACACCGAAACACAAGCACCTAACAGGGGCGAATATGTCAGGACTGATGCAGGGGAAACGCGGGCTGATAATGGGGCTCGCCAATGA
- a CDS encoding PhzF family phenazine biosynthesis protein, with translation MTFADFTQVDAFADRPFTGNPAAVIPLDGWLDDSILQAVAAENNLAETAFVVPASGSADYELRWFTPTVEVALCGHATLATGHVLLWRDPGRRVVRFRTRKSGHLEVRRAAGGGYELDLPAWRPSPKPLAKIAAAMGGSPLDTLWHDGGYSVIVYPDEAAIRALSPDFRALRSMGDILYIATARGTATDVVSRVFAPGAGIDEDPVTGAAHCVITPYWAERLGKDRFTAFQASARGGYLTCRLIGERAVLGGNCVTVIEGGFRLP, from the coding sequence ATGACATTCGCCGATTTCACCCAGGTTGATGCCTTTGCCGATCGCCCTTTCACCGGCAATCCCGCCGCGGTCATCCCGCTGGACGGCTGGCTGGACGATTCCATTCTCCAGGCGGTCGCCGCCGAAAACAATCTGGCCGAAACCGCCTTTGTCGTGCCCGCCAGCGGCAGCGCCGATTATGAGCTGCGCTGGTTCACACCTACGGTTGAAGTGGCGCTTTGCGGGCATGCCACGCTTGCGACCGGCCATGTGCTGCTGTGGCGCGATCCGGGCCGCCGGGTGGTGCGCTTTCGCACCCGCAAGTCCGGGCACCTTGAAGTGCGACGGGCGGCTGGCGGCGGCTATGAACTGGATCTTCCGGCATGGAGGCCCTCGCCGAAACCGCTTGCGAAAATCGCCGCCGCGATGGGCGGCAGTCCGCTCGACACCCTGTGGCACGACGGGGGCTATTCGGTGATCGTTTATCCCGATGAAGCTGCGATTCGCGCGCTTTCGCCGGATTTCCGCGCGCTGAGAAGCATGGGCGACATACTGTACATCGCAACCGCGCGCGGCACCGCCACCGATGTGGTGAGTCGCGTCTTCGCGCCCGGCGCGGGGATCGACGAAGACCCTGTCACGGGCGCCGCGCATTGCGTCATCACGCCATATTGGGCCGAGCGACTGGGCAAGGACCGGTTCACCGCCTTCCAAGCCTCCGCGCGCGGTGGCTATCTCACCTGCCGTCTTATCGGTGAGCGGGCCGTACTTGGCGGGAACTGCGTGACGGTGATCGAAGGCGGGTTCAGGCTGCCGTAG
- the aroC gene encoding chorismate synthase yields MSFNTFGRVFRFTTWGESHGPALGAVVDGCPPGLSLSEAEIQPWLDKRRPGQSRYTTQRQEPDRVRILSGVFEGRTTGTPISLMIENVDQRSKDYSEVAKAYRPGHADYAYDAKYGFRDYRGGGRSSARETAARVAAGGVARLVISEVSIRAYLVELGGDSIDRAGFDDAEIDRNPFFCPDAAAAARWAVLLDEARKNGSSLGAIVECVATGVPAGWGAPLYAKLDSELAAAMMSINAVKGVEIGDGFAAARLRGEDNADPMQPGNDGKPVFLANHAGGVAGGIATGQPVVVRIALKPTSSILTPVETITRDGDPSEIKTKGRHDPCVGIRAAPVAEAMMALVLADQKLLHRAQTGRG; encoded by the coding sequence ATGAGCTTCAACACCTTCGGCCGCGTTTTTCGCTTCACGACCTGGGGTGAAAGCCACGGCCCCGCGCTGGGCGCGGTGGTGGACGGCTGCCCGCCGGGCCTCAGCCTGTCGGAGGCGGAGATTCAGCCCTGGCTGGACAAGCGGCGGCCGGGCCAGTCGCGCTACACCACGCAACGGCAGGAGCCGGACCGGGTCCGCATCCTTTCGGGCGTGTTCGAGGGCAGGACCACCGGCACGCCGATCAGCCTGATGATCGAGAATGTCGACCAGCGCTCCAAGGATTATTCGGAGGTCGCAAAGGCCTATCGGCCCGGACATGCCGATTATGCCTATGATGCCAAATACGGCTTTCGCGATTATCGGGGCGGCGGGCGATCCTCTGCCCGCGAAACGGCGGCGCGGGTGGCCGCTGGCGGCGTCGCGCGCTTGGTCATATCCGAAGTAAGCATCCGCGCATATCTAGTTGAACTTGGAGGAGATTCCATTGATCGCGCCGGCTTTGACGATGCCGAGATCGATCGCAACCCGTTCTTCTGTCCGGATGCGGCCGCCGCCGCGCGCTGGGCGGTGCTTCTCGACGAGGCGCGCAAGAACGGATCCTCGCTTGGCGCGATCGTCGAATGCGTGGCGACGGGGGTGCCGGCCGGATGGGGCGCGCCGCTCTACGCCAAGCTCGACAGCGAGCTTGCGGCCGCGATGATGAGCATCAATGCGGTGAAGGGCGTGGAGATCGGCGACGGCTTTGCAGCCGCACGGCTGAGGGGCGAGGATAACGCCGATCCGATGCAGCCGGGCAATGACGGCAAACCCGTGTTCCTCGCCAATCACGCAGGCGGCGTGGCGGGCGGCATAGCCACCGGACAGCCAGTGGTGGTGCGGATCGCGCTGAAGCCGACCTCATCGATCCTGACGCCGGTCGAAACCATCACCCGCGACGGCGATCCATCAGAGATCAAGACCAAGGGCCGTCACGATCCGTGCGTCGGCATCCGCGCCGCGCCTGTCGCTGAAGCGATGATGGCGCTGGTGCTGGCCGACCAGAAGCTGCTCCACCGGGCCCAGACGGGGCGGGGTTAG
- a CDS encoding cation diffusion facilitator family transporter: MLGVTDHVASRAAMASVAAASVLLVLKSYAAWATGSVAMLGSLADSGLDLLASVVALYSVRLAAQPADADHRFGHGKAEAIAALFQIALITLSAGAICVHAINRLDDAAAPVNIEYGVGVSAIAIAVTLALVGYQRRALRKSRSLAVRTDNLHYESDLYLNLSVIAALVLEQVGGLRGADALFGLGISLWLAWNAWRAANHAIDELMDREWPEEKRQRFLAVASQHPELKGIHDLRTRTSGTHDFVQFHVWVDPAMTVAHAHQVMDEVEEKLAAAFPGTEVLIHPDPEGHRDPPLGRERDRDRR; encoded by the coding sequence ATGCTGGGCGTAACCGACCATGTGGCTTCCCGCGCGGCAATGGCGAGCGTGGCCGCAGCCAGCGTGCTGCTTGTGCTCAAATCCTATGCGGCCTGGGCGACCGGCTCTGTCGCAATGCTGGGGTCGCTGGCGGATTCCGGGCTCGATCTGCTTGCGTCGGTGGTCGCGCTCTACAGCGTGCGCCTTGCCGCCCAGCCTGCGGACGCCGATCACCGTTTCGGCCATGGCAAGGCCGAAGCGATTGCGGCGCTGTTCCAGATCGCGCTGATCACGCTCTCGGCGGGCGCGATCTGCGTTCACGCCATCAACCGGCTGGACGACGCGGCAGCGCCGGTGAATATCGAATATGGCGTGGGCGTTTCCGCAATCGCCATTGCGGTGACCCTGGCGCTCGTCGGCTATCAGCGGCGCGCATTGCGCAAAAGCCGTTCGCTCGCGGTGCGCACCGACAATCTGCATTATGAATCGGATCTCTATCTCAACCTGTCCGTCATCGCAGCACTTGTGCTGGAACAGGTCGGCGGCCTGCGAGGGGCGGACGCGCTCTTTGGTCTGGGTATCTCCCTCTGGCTCGCGTGGAACGCATGGCGTGCGGCCAATCATGCGATAGACGAGTTGATGGACCGCGAATGGCCGGAAGAAAAGCGCCAGCGCTTTCTCGCCGTCGCCAGCCAGCATCCCGAACTGAAGGGCATTCACGACCTTCGCACCCGGACAAGCGGTACCCATGATTTTGTCCAGTTCCACGTCTGGGTTGATCCGGCCATGACCGTTGCCCACGCACATCAGGTGATGGACGAGGTGGAGGAAAAGCTGGCGGCGGCCTTTCCGGGCACAGAAGTTCTGATCCATCCCGACCCGGAAGGGCATCGCGACCCGCCGCTGGGCCGTGAACGCGACAGGGACCGGAGATGA
- the sciP gene encoding CtrA inhibitor SciP: MIENQTIRPSKVIGPLGEPLTLDSLPPRDTTRWVVRRKAEVVAAVSGGLLSVDEACERYGLTLEEFASWQRAVERSGMPGLRVTRVQHYRALYQRQ, translated from the coding sequence ATGATCGAGAATCAGACCATACGCCCATCCAAGGTTATCGGCCCGCTCGGCGAACCGCTGACGCTTGATAGCCTGCCGCCGCGCGACACGACCCGCTGGGTCGTCCGCCGCAAGGCGGAAGTTGTCGCCGCCGTAAGCGGCGGTCTGCTGAGCGTCGACGAGGCTTGCGAGCGCTATGGACTGACGCTTGAGGAATTCGCATCCTGGCAGCGGGCGGTCGAACGCTCCGGCATGCCCGGCCTGCGCGTCACGCGCGTCCAGCATTACCGCGCGCTCTATCAGCGCCAGTAA
- the ctrA gene encoding response regulator transcription factor CtrA: MRVLLIEDEPTTAKSIELMLTTEGFNVYQTDLGEEGLDLGKLYDYDIILLDLNLPDIHGYEVLKKLRLAKVGTPILILSGQAELDSKVRALGFGADDYVTKPFHREELVARIHAIVRRSKGHSQSVIRTGKLAVNLDTKTVEVDGARVHLTGKEYAMLELLSLRKGTTLTKEMFLNHLYGGMDEPELKIIDVFICKLRKKLSGACDGDNYIETVWGRGYVLRDPEEGAASQVA; encoded by the coding sequence ATGCGCGTCCTGCTGATTGAAGACGAACCTACCACCGCCAAGAGCATCGAGCTGATGCTGACGACGGAAGGCTTCAACGTCTACCAGACCGATCTGGGCGAAGAAGGCCTCGATCTGGGCAAGCTGTATGATTACGACATCATCCTGCTCGATCTGAACCTGCCTGACATCCATGGCTATGAGGTGCTGAAGAAGCTGCGTCTCGCCAAGGTCGGCACACCCATTCTCATCCTCTCCGGCCAGGCGGAACTGGACAGCAAGGTCCGCGCGCTGGGCTTTGGCGCTGACGATTATGTCACCAAGCCGTTTCACCGCGAGGAGCTGGTCGCCCGTATCCATGCGATCGTCCGCCGCTCCAAGGGGCATTCGCAATCGGTGATCCGCACCGGGAAGCTCGCCGTCAATCTCGACACCAAGACGGTGGAAGTGGATGGCGCGCGCGTTCATCTGACCGGCAAGGAATATGCCATGCTGGAGCTGCTTTCGCTTCGCAAGGGCACCACGCTCACCAAGGAAATGTTCCTCAACCACCTTTATGGCGGCATGGACGAGCCGGAACTGAAGATCATCGACGTCTTCATCTGCAAGCTTCGCAAGAAGCTCTCCGGCGCGTGCGACGGCGACAATTACATCGAAACCGTCTGGGGACGTGGCTATGTGCTTCGCGACCCCGAGGAAGGCGCAGCCTCCCAGGTCGCCTGA
- the mnmA gene encoding tRNA 2-thiouridine(34) synthase MnmA codes for MEIDLQLEKPLSSARVVVAMSGGVDSSVAAALCAASGAETIGVTLQLYDHGAAVANPRSCCAGRDIHDARDVAARLGIAHYVLDYESRFRAEVMDEFAESYLAGRTPIPCVRCNQTVKFADLLKVAQDLGADCLVTGHYVRRVVGLGGPELHRAIDPARDQSYFLFATTAGQLNYLRFPLGGMEKSEVRALAQKHGLGVAAKPDSQDICFVPGGDYAAVVRKLRPEADDAGEIVDLEGRVLGRHRGLIHFTVGQRRGIDIGGQAEPLYVVRIDAGQRRVVVGPRSALAVATARLSDINWLATGHDAALTVKVRSMAKPVPARFDGERIMFDAPEYGVAPGQAAVCYAGNRVLGGGWIDSTEPAAATAA; via the coding sequence ATGGAGATCGATCTTCAGCTTGAAAAGCCGCTTTCATCCGCGCGGGTCGTGGTCGCCATGTCGGGCGGCGTCGACAGCTCGGTGGCGGCCGCGCTGTGCGCCGCGAGCGGTGCGGAGACGATCGGGGTCACGCTTCAGCTTTACGATCATGGCGCGGCCGTCGCCAACCCGCGCAGCTGCTGCGCCGGGCGCGATATCCATGACGCACGAGATGTCGCGGCGCGGCTGGGGATCGCGCATTATGTGCTGGATTATGAAAGCCGCTTCCGGGCGGAGGTGATGGACGAATTCGCCGAAAGCTATCTGGCGGGGCGGACTCCGATTCCCTGCGTGCGCTGCAACCAGACGGTGAAGTTCGCCGATCTTTTGAAGGTCGCGCAGGATCTGGGGGCGGATTGTCTCGTCACGGGCCATTATGTGCGGCGCGTCGTTGGTCTTGGGGGGCCGGAACTGCACCGGGCGATCGACCCCGCGCGCGACCAGAGCTATTTTCTTTTCGCCACCACGGCGGGGCAGCTCAATTATCTGCGGTTTCCGCTCGGCGGGATGGAAAAGAGCGAGGTTCGAGCGCTGGCGCAGAAGCATGGCCTGGGCGTGGCTGCCAAGCCCGACAGCCAGGATATCTGCTTCGTGCCGGGCGGCGATTATGCGGCCGTTGTCAGGAAGCTCCGTCCGGAAGCCGATGACGCCGGCGAGATCGTCGACCTGGAGGGGCGGGTGCTTGGCCGCCATCGCGGGCTCATCCACTTCACGGTGGGCCAGCGTCGCGGAATCGACATCGGCGGTCAGGCGGAACCGCTTTATGTGGTGCGCATCGATGCAGGCCAGCGGCGGGTGGTCGTCGGCCCAAGGTCGGCGCTGGCGGTCGCGACGGCACGGCTTTCCGATATCAACTGGCTGGCGACCGGCCATGATGCGGCGCTGACGGTGAAGGTGCGCTCCATGGCAAAGCCGGTGCCCGCCCGCTTCGATGGCGAGCGGATCATGTTCGATGCGCCGGAATATGGCGTGGCTCCGGGGCAGGCGGCGGTTTGCTATGCCGGCAACAGGGTGTTGGGCGGGGGATGGATCGATTCCACCGAACCCGCAGCGGCTACGGCAGCCTGA
- the pdxH gene encoding pyridoxamine 5'-phosphate oxidase: MTDNPHALFEQWYAEAKASEPNDPSAMALATADAEGRPSVRMVLLKGHDDRGFVFYTNYQSRKGAELAANPQAALGFHWKSLRRQVRIEGRIECVSTEEADAYFASRARDSQLSAWASDQSRPLASRALFESRFEEQRQRFEGQLVPRPPHWSGYRVVPDVIEFWSDRAHRLHERRLFSRTAGGWTEGLLYP, from the coding sequence ATGACCGACAATCCGCACGCACTTTTCGAGCAATGGTACGCCGAGGCGAAAGCATCGGAGCCGAATGATCCCAGCGCCATGGCGCTCGCCACCGCCGACGCGGAAGGCCGCCCCTCGGTGCGGATGGTGCTGCTCAAGGGGCATGATGATCGCGGCTTCGTCTTCTACACCAATTATCAAAGCCGGAAAGGCGCTGAGCTGGCCGCCAATCCCCAGGCCGCGCTTGGCTTCCACTGGAAGTCGCTGCGCCGCCAGGTCCGCATCGAAGGGCGCATCGAATGCGTCAGCACGGAGGAAGCCGACGCATATTTTGCCAGCCGCGCGCGTGATTCGCAGCTGAGCGCATGGGCGTCGGACCAGTCGCGCCCGCTTGCGTCCCGCGCTTTGTTCGAGAGCAGGTTCGAAGAGCAGCGACAGCGGTTCGAAGGCCAGCTTGTGCCCCGGCCACCGCACTGGTCGGGCTATCGGGTTGTGCCGGACGTGATCGAGTTCTGGAGCGACCGCGCCCATCGCCTCCACGAGCGGCGGCTGTTCAGCCGCACCGCCGGGGGCTGGACGGAAGGTCTGCTCTACCCGTGA
- a CDS encoding NINE protein, whose translation MAEHTRIGIYEAGRRSIGLAYLLWFFLGTFGAHRFYLKRTGSGWVQFGVHVGGWLLIALALWRVGQGSYVETAQSGAYMMRMSWSAALGGGILAWMGWALLAIVWPWWLIDAFLIPGIARRFNRRLREAIGR comes from the coding sequence GTGGCGGAACACACACGCATCGGGATCTACGAAGCAGGCCGCAGATCGATCGGCCTTGCTTATCTGCTCTGGTTCTTCCTCGGCACATTCGGCGCGCATCGTTTCTATCTGAAGCGCACGGGGAGCGGCTGGGTCCAGTTCGGCGTCCATGTCGGCGGCTGGCTGCTGATTGCGCTTGCCCTTTGGCGCGTCGGGCAGGGCAGCTATGTCGAGACGGCTCAGTCCGGGGCGTACATGATGCGCATGTCGTGGTCGGCGGCGTTGGGCGGCGGCATTCTGGCGTGGATGGGCTGGGCGCTGCTGGCGATCGTCTGGCCGTGGTGGCTGATCGACGCATTTTTGATCCCCGGCATAGCGCGCCGTTTCAACCGGCGCTTGCGCGAGGCGATCGGCCGCTGA
- a CDS encoding diacylglycerol/lipid kinase family protein, with amino-acid sequence METGAAVPREASLIVNTHSRKGRRMFREAKALLAAAGVELIHAIAVRNPADLNAEVGALISSGAKMVIVGGGDGSVSGSVDSFIGKDCVFALLPLGTANSFARTLGIPLDLPGAVDVIANGRRARIDLGAINNDYFANVAAIGLPSLVGSTIPDGLKRVLGRLGYIVWGLWSVLRFRPFEVILTYKDGRSQRFRALELRIANGSYLGGTEVAEEAEVDSGEIIVQIVTGNGWPALAWHWLTTSLKLPARRRTAETIRGRFIRIETVPSLPISIDGEVTARTPVDASVARAVLELVVPR; translated from the coding sequence ATGGAAACAGGCGCAGCCGTCCCGCGCGAGGCATCGCTGATCGTCAACACGCACAGCCGCAAGGGTCGGCGAATGTTCCGCGAGGCCAAGGCGCTTCTCGCCGCCGCCGGGGTTGAGCTGATCCACGCCATCGCCGTCCGCAATCCCGCCGATCTCAACGCCGAAGTGGGGGCGCTGATCTCCAGCGGGGCGAAGATGGTGATCGTGGGCGGCGGCGATGGTTCCGTTTCTGGCTCCGTCGACAGCTTCATCGGCAAAGACTGCGTCTTTGCGCTTCTGCCGCTCGGCACGGCGAACAGCTTCGCCCGCACGCTCGGCATTCCGCTGGATCTTCCCGGTGCAGTCGATGTCATCGCCAACGGCCGCAGGGCGCGGATCGATCTCGGCGCAATCAACAATGACTATTTCGCCAATGTGGCGGCGATCGGCCTTCCCTCGCTGGTCGGATCGACCATCCCGGACGGGCTGAAGCGCGTGCTCGGACGGCTCGGCTATATCGTCTGGGGCCTGTGGTCCGTGCTCCGCTTCCGGCCGTTCGAGGTAATCCTCACTTATAAAGACGGGCGCTCGCAGCGGTTTCGCGCGCTTGAGCTTCGTATCGCCAACGGCAGCTATCTGGGGGGCACCGAAGTCGCCGAGGAAGCCGAAGTCGATTCCGGAGAGATCATCGTCCAGATCGTGACCGGCAATGGATGGCCGGCGCTCGCCTGGCACTGGCTGACGACAAGCCTGAAGCTGCCCGCGCGCCGCCGCACGGCCGAAACAATCAGGGGCCGCTTCATCCGGATTGAGACCGTCCCTTCCCTTCCGATCTCCATCGACGGGGAGGTTACGGCCCGCACGCCCGTTGACGCCAGCGTGGCAAGGGCCGTGCTTGAACTGGTGGTCCCTCGCTGA
- a CDS encoding DnaJ C-terminal domain-containing protein — translation MADLYSTLGLKRGASEADIKKAYRKLAKELHPDRNKDNAEASSRFSEVTHAYDLLSDADKRAQYDRGEIDEQGNPRAPFGYSPGAGRGGFGGPRGEGVHFEFGEGGDFGDIFSDLFNGGQRRRGSPFGQRPQRRGADVAYRLQVLFEEAAALKPQRVTLSNGKTIDLKLPPGIESGRQMRLSGQGEVGPGGNGDALVTIEIAPHRFFKRDGDDVRLDLPVRLDEVVLGAKVKVPTVEGAVMLTVPAGSTSGRTLRLKERGFHRATGGRGDQLVTLMVDVPGGDAELESFVKQWESERSRNPRASLGV, via the coding sequence ATGGCGGACCTCTATTCAACACTCGGCCTGAAGCGCGGGGCCAGCGAAGCAGATATCAAGAAAGCTTATCGCAAGCTGGCCAAGGAACTCCATCCTGACCGGAACAAGGATAATGCCGAGGCCTCGTCGCGGTTTTCCGAGGTCACGCACGCCTATGATCTGTTGAGCGACGCCGACAAGCGCGCCCAATATGACAGGGGCGAAATCGACGAGCAGGGCAATCCGCGTGCGCCCTTCGGCTATAGTCCGGGCGCGGGAAGGGGCGGGTTCGGCGGCCCGCGCGGCGAAGGCGTGCATTTCGAATTCGGCGAAGGCGGGGACTTCGGCGATATATTCTCCGATCTGTTCAACGGCGGCCAGCGGCGGCGCGGCAGTCCCTTTGGCCAGCGCCCGCAGCGCCGGGGCGCTGACGTCGCCTATCGGCTCCAGGTTCTGTTTGAGGAAGCGGCGGCGCTTAAGCCGCAGCGCGTCACCCTCTCCAACGGCAAGACGATCGACCTGAAGCTGCCGCCGGGGATCGAGAGCGGTCGGCAGATGCGGCTTTCCGGACAGGGCGAGGTGGGCCCTGGCGGCAATGGCGACGCCCTGGTGACGATAGAGATAGCGCCGCACCGCTTCTTCAAGCGGGACGGGGATGATGTGCGGCTGGACCTGCCGGTGCGGCTGGACGAGGTCGTGCTCGGCGCGAAGGTGAAGGTGCCGACGGTGGAGGGCGCGGTCATGCTGACGGTGCCCGCCGGTTCCACCTCCGGACGGACGTTGAGGCTGAAGGAGCGGGGTTTCCACAGGGCGACCGGCGGCCGTGGCGACCAGCTCGTGACGCTGATGGTGGACGTGCCCGGCGGTGATGCCGAGCTGGAAAGCTTTGTGAAGCAATGGGAAAGCGAAAGGTCACGCAACCCCCGGGCATCGCTGGGTGTTTAG